In Ostrea edulis chromosome 4, xbOstEdul1.1, whole genome shotgun sequence, a single window of DNA contains:
- the LOC125671248 gene encoding uncharacterized protein LOC125671248 gives MVIIILAVAFFAFHVTANDDVILAVLGSTVVLDCKIPQTDTIIWDRPDGTIIAIKGLLHRNVNASRFVLQNNTLLQSLNIHNLMLQDDGLYRCYDLADAGKKQNFTVNIFVRPTLFAVKGPSTTVDEGSVHLLRCQVDGGKPPPLLQWHLLGPNTNGTTYSGHNLDTIHPNGTISRVNTLQLKMTRAMYKGSIICDASIQYFYQVQQTVVLDVNLTPLPPVFDGFSGLFDDGDITTITCHSYGSRPAGSIYWMLDNTRINSTSSQVIKNADDTYFVKGIFTIRLTRNMENQILSCVVSNSVLQKTNIQHLTRSIVLLPTYSPSISADNGTRTVIEGSSLAVHCLIEARPLPSQSQKLWFLNGSPIVESNFNITRVNLSVSKLSTSLHVQHFHRDQNGQYSCQGYNHLGAAKSPIMNVQALYNPVCSFSGVQKHAVRIGGSVSLTCRVIANPNNVTMRWQYIQRNAPIKTGLLGDVESQTASSTTVHIDVASNNQYSDIACIATNMIGDMLLPCRYRIVEPSPPEIPKNCSTTTLSDTEIQVKCRPGFNGGSPQHFLLQMLDGSNDLGSFNTISNQSSPMFKVASLTPKSNYTFRMCSGSSAFARTISCGGPVRVSTLATRMIGKKRISSLTQANATPYIVGGVLGFFVLAVLISVIVYCLHKKRKRGGNPFHSTQIPWRANDWLSKGDDNRGSVISEVQNRAFEEDTIHSEKTSMEKAEQLEESIYRINNEKLRNLEERESIKLSKAKAMTLLALSKEHQATEPGIKIDKIDFSFLDDQVTDLDELSNPRSPGLMLNCGSPRQNCGSPRQNCDSPRHDFANSETELDFQSAGDQMLRSDSHPNLNTNTKQTCKSRSTQSLTELTSTSAGNRHDYINMSYSNSDETGNRSSALKEVKDDLKKAFISRYTLEFQKKEEKGLLKTQNSPSSTTSNISEIGPYGGAPRRQSYTLAISSDEEGNTMVRDVLSASTNTSSPIYDVPRNSGGFEMDVDSVTANLEDCKSLNSYSNPDKEIIKILSPEDTSSEKRNHNLEFKDSSLLNSEGGQVTANMRTVDGDENLEETSENFAMKSSSETNLKDAKSFGAYF, from the exons ATGGTGATCATTATTCTGGCAGTCGCTTTCTTCGCCTTTCACGTCACTGCTAACGATGACGTTATTCTTGCTGTGTTGGGGAGTACCGTGGTGTTGGATTGTAAGATTCCTCAGACCGATACCATTATCTGGGACCGACCTGATGGTACCATTATAGCTATCAAAGGACTGCTACATCGGAACGTGAATGCCAGCAGGTTTGTCTTGCAGAACAACACCTTGCTGCAGTCCCTGAACATTCACAACTTGATGCTACAGGACGATGGCCTGTATAGATGTTACGATCTGGCGGACGCTGGTAAAAAGCAGAACTTCACGGTCAATATATTCG TACGACCTACCCTGTTTGCTGTGAAGGGCCCAAGCACAACTGTGGATGAAGGTTCTGTGCATCTTCTCAGATGTCAGGTCGACGGCGGAAAGCCACCACCATTGCTGCAATGGCACCTGCTTG GTCCAAACACCAACGGAACAACTTATTCGGGACACAACTTGGACACTATTCATCCCAATGGTACTATATCACGTGTGAACACTCTACAACTTAAAATGACCAGGGCTATGTATAAAGGATCTATCATCTGTGACGCAAGCATACAGTATTTTTACCAAGTCCAACAAACTGTGGTTTTAGATGTAAACC TTACTCCATTGCCACCGGTCTTTGATGGCTTCTCTGGGTTGTTTGACGACGGAGACATCACGACCATCACGTGTCACAGTTACGGAAGCAGACCAGCGGGAAGCATTTACTGGATGTTAGATAACACCCGAATAAACAgtacatcttcacaagtcatcAAAAACGCAGACGACACATACTTTGTGAAAGGCATCTTTACCATACGGCTAACCAGAAACATGGAAAATCAAATTCTGTCCTGTGTAGTTTCAAATTCAGTTCTGCAGAAGACGAATATTCAGCACCTAACTCGTTCCATTGTGCTTCTGCCTACTT ATTCTCCCTCTATATCAGCGGATAATGGTACTAGGACGGTGATAGAGGGGTCATCACTTGCTGTTCATTGTCTTATCGAAGCTCGACCTCTTCCTTCGCAAAGCCAAAAGCTGTGGTTCCTGAATGGATCGCCAATAGTGGAATCCAATTTTAACATCACGCGAGTTAATTTATCCGTTTCCAAGCTTTCAACAAGTTTGCATGTGCAACATTTCCATCG GGATCAGAATGGCCAGTACAGCTGCCAGGGCTATAATCATCTTGGAGCTGCGAAAAGTCCGATAATGAATGTACAAGCTTTGT ATAACCCAGTTTGCTCTTTCTCCGGCGTCCAAAAACATGCCGTTCGCATCGGTGGTAGCGTATCTCTCACGTGTCGTGTAATAGCCAATCCAAATAATGTAACCATGAGATGGCAATACATACAAAGAAATGCACCAATCAAGACGGGCCTTCTTGGTGACGTAGAATCACAAACTGCATCATCAACGACTGTTCACATTGATGTTGC ATCAAACAACCAGTATTCAGACATCGCATGTATAGCTACCAATATGATTGGAGATATGCTGCTTCCCTGTCGATACCGTATTGTTGAGCCAA GCCCTCCTGAAATTCCGAAAAACTGTTCCACTACAACATTGAGCGATACAGAGATCCAAGTAAAGTGCAGGCCAGGTTTTAACGGTGGCTCGCCTCAGCATTTTCTCTTACAAATGCTTGACGGGTCGAATGACCTGGGTAGCTTCAACACCATTTCCAACCAGTCGTCGCCAATGTTTAAAGTCGCTAGTCTGACACCGAAGTCTAACTACACGTTCCGGATGTGTTCTGGATCCAGTGCCTTTGCTCGAACAATCAGCTGTGGAGGACCTGTAAGGGTGTCTACATTAGCAACAC GGATGATTGGCAAGAAGCGAATATCGTCGCTGACACAGGCCAATGCTACTCCTTACATTGTCGGGGGTGTTTTGGGATTTTTTGTGCTAGCGGTACTGATTTCAGTAATTGTGTATTGCCTCCATAAGAAACGAAAG AGGGGCGGTAATCCTTTTCATTCAACCCAAATACCCTGGAGAGCGAATGATT GGCTCAGTAAAGGAGACGATAATAGAGGGAGTGTCATATCGGAGGTTCAGAATCGTGCATTTGAGGAAGACACAATCCATTCAGAGAAAACTTCCATGGAGAAGGCAGAACAATTAGAAGAATCGATATATCGCATAAATAACGAAAAGCTTCGTAATTTGGAGGAAAGAGAGTCCATTAAGCTTTCTAAAGCTAAAGCCATGACTCTTCTTGCTTTATCGAAAGAACATCAAGCTACTGAGCCTGGTATTAAAATTGATAAGATTGATTTCAGTTTCCTTGACGACCAAGTGACTGATCTTGATGAACTATCTAATCCCAGAAGTCCTGGATTGATGCTGAATTGTGGTAGCCCACGTCAAAATTGTGGTAGCCCACGTCAGAATTGTGATAGCCCACGTCATGATTTTGCAAACAGTGAAACCGAGTTGGATTTTCAATCTGCAGGCGATCAAATGCTACGTTCTGATTCCCACCCTAACCTGAATACAAACACAAAGCAAACATGTAAGTCCAGATCTACACAGTCCCTAACAGAACTTACATCCACTTCCGCCGGAAATAGACATGACTACATCAATATGTCTTATTCGAACTCCGATGAAACAGGAAACAGATCGTCTGCTTTGAAGGAAGTAAAAGATGATCTGAAGAAAGCATTCATATCAAGATACACACTCGAATTTCAAAAGAAGGAAGAAAAAGGCCTGTTGAAAACTCAGAATAGCCCTTCTTCAACCACAAGCAATATTTCTGAAATAGGTCCTTATGGTGGAGCACCTCGCCGACAGAGTTATACATTGGCGATAAGCAGCGATGAAGAGGGCAACACAATGGTTAGGGATGTTCTGTCTGCTTCCACCAACACATCATCACCCATTTACGATGTGCCTAGAAACAGTGGAGGCTTTGAAATGGATGTTGATTCGGTTACAGCAAATTTGGAGGACTGCAAATCATTAAACAGCTATTCAAACCCTGACAAAGAGATCATTAAAATTCTGTCACCAGAAGATACTTCAAGTGAAAAAAGAAATCATAATTTAGAATTCaaagattcaagtttattgaaTTCTGAAGGGGGACAAGTTACAGCAAATATGAGAACAGTTGATGGAGATGAAAATTTAGAAGAAACTAGTGAAAACTTTGCCATGAAATCATCCTCTGAAACAAACCTTAAAGATGCAAAGTCGTTTGGTGCTTATTTCTAA
- the LOC125671243 gene encoding UDP-GalNAc:beta-1,3-N-acetylgalactosaminyltransferase 1-like translates to MKQTRSHVVTIVCPIQATETDITMRCRWNRWRMLASFLAPIFFVFLFTLLSFQPPEVEINVRKRTKTKEPQLLTNYTNNPYNISHPYNVNFEELLVMKDSGQDIPLKPLNPHPHKYILNPSNICMDPPPQNESLFVLILIKSAPDNFHLRQTLRMSMEKNPIEQGYVRIVFLMGTSKKELNKNILVENALYGDIVQQNFVDSYQNLTLKTVMGYNWAVDYCSNATHILYKDDDFHFNVKNLLKFLGSQEHPQSLLVGYRVDKAPVMRHPASPHFVKKEEYPNKVYPPYLAGGAYVVSMDVAKRFAVAFPYVKFITVDDSYLGIVAMKLNILPQMNDSLFSFKDCKDLDSKVIACRGYTSHKEIFSAWKMYVKRILAKFYI, encoded by the coding sequence ATATAACAATGCGATGCCGGTGGAATCGATGGCGGATGCTCGCGAGTTTTTTAGCTCCCATATTCTTTGTGTTTCTGTTCACACTGCTGTCCTTCCAACCACCAGAAGTAGAAATAAATGTTCGAAAAAGGACAAAGACTAAAGAACCGCAGTTACTGACAAATTACACAAATAATCCCTACAATATATCGCATCCATATAACGTAAACTTCGAGGAGTTATTAGTGATGAAAGACAGTGGTCAAGACATTCCACTGAAACCTCTCAATCCTCATCCACATAAGTATATTCTGAATCCATCTAACATCTGTATGGACCCTCCTCCACAGAATGAGTCGCTGTTTGTGTTAATACTCATAAAAAGTGCACCAGACAATTTTCATTTGAGACAAACTTTGCGAATGTCCATGGAGAAGAATCCAATCGAACAGGGATATGTTCGAATCGTTTTCTTGATGGGGACATCAAAGAAGgaacttaataaaaatatattggtTGAAAATGCATTGTATGGAGATATTGTGCAGCAAAATTTTGTGGACTCGTATCAAAATTTGACCCTAAAGACAGTAATGGGGTACAACTGGGCCGTGGACTATTGTTCAAATGCTACTCACATACTATACAAAGATGACGATTTCCACTTCAATGTCAAAAATCTACTAAAATTTCTAGGATCTCAGGAACATCCACAGTCTTTGTTGGTGGGTTATAGAGTTGACAAAGCGCCAGTAATGCGTCATCCTGCAAGTCCACATTTCGTGAAGAAGGAGGAATATCCAAACAAAGTATACCCGCCATATTTAGCAGGAGGTGCTTACGTAGTTAGCATGGATGTTGCTAAGAGATTTGCTGTGGCATTTCCTTATGTCAAATTTATAACAGTGGACGATTCATATCTCGGAATAGTAGCGATGAAGCTAAATATTCTACCACAGATGAACGAcagtttattttcttttaagGATTGCAAAGACCTCGATTCTAAAGTGATAGCGTGCAGGGGATATACATCAcacaaagaaatattttcagCCTGGAAGATGTATGTGAAACGAATTTtagcaaagttttacatatga